One region of Miscanthus floridulus cultivar M001 chromosome 19, ASM1932011v1, whole genome shotgun sequence genomic DNA includes:
- the LOC136529105 gene encoding G-type lectin S-receptor-like serine/threonine-protein kinase At2g19130 codes for MSLTSVATALAVVLACCITAELPGAVASGDTVSARRPLRGIDTVVSAQGKFELGLFSPGGSGRFYLGIWYKNVPVQTVIWVGNRVNPLSGSGVASTELRVSSSDGNLELVGLSPSSATPGVLWSSNLSSSSSVSSSPGSNVAVMRDNGNLVLLDSGNSSNVLWQSFDHPTDTLVPEAWLGEDKLTGEYQTLTSWRNAEDPAPGMFTSTVDRNGSSEFFYLWNGSRAYWRSGVWTGRVFANMPEAVNNVLFNQTYVETPAYRRVTSVLYDNATVTRMVLDLTGQTKQFIWVPGSQSWQFFWAAPTVQCDVYALCGAFGVCNQRSQPPCQCPPGFAPAADRDWGLSDWSAGCHRSLPLQCGGNGSTDAFLELPGMKLPDDSLSVAGPQSKAECELACLNNCSCQAYTFSGGGCAVWHDGFRNLQQLLPDAGGGGSSSSSLYLRLSESELQQRMRGAKGKNRRRLWLALGIVLACIAALAVAAVAAWILVSRRRRRAEMANQKSSSLAVYSYGDLRSATSNFSERLGGGSFGSVYRGVLNGDGHTQVEVAVKKMEGLGQGDKQFRTEVNTLGLIQHVNLVRLLGFCSSGDEKLLVYEYMPNGSLDSYLFGTGSSCPSWRDRYGVMVGIARGLAYLHEGCRERIIHCDIKPENILLDRVFTPKIADFGMAKLVGRDFSRALTTMRGTIGYLAPEWISGLPISAKADVYSFGMVLFEIISGRRNVEGHGASWDDRDGGDRESTFFPVWAAVRVAEGDTAAVADARLRGDVSEDELERACRVACWCIQDQEAHRPAMAQVVQALEGVVDVDMPPVPRALQHLATLT; via the coding sequence ATGTCACTTACTTCCGTTGCCACCGCTCTCGCCGTTGTTCTCGCGTGTTGCATCACGGCAGAACTTCCCGGTGCGGTGGCGTCGGGGGACACCGTCTCGGCGCGGCGGCCGCTGCGGGGCATCGACACGGTGGTCTCGGCGCAGGGCAAGTTCGAGCTCGGCCTCTTCAGCCCCGGCGGCTCCGGCCGGTTCTACCTCGGCATCTGGTACAAGAACGTGCCAGTGCAGACCGTCATCTGGGTCGGCAATCGTGTAAATCCCCTGTCCGGTTCCGGTGTTGCCTCCACTGAGCTCCGGGTGTCCTCCTCCGACGGGAACCTTGAGCTCGTCGGGCTCAGCCCATCCTCTGCCACGCCAGGCGTCCTGTGGTCGTCGAACCTGTCGTCGTCTTCGTCGGTGTCGTCCTCGCCGGGGTCGAACGTTGCGGTGATGCGTGACAACGGCAACCTGGTCCTCCTCGATAGCGGCAACTCCTCCAACGTGCTGTGGCAGAGCTTCGACCACCCGACGGACACGCTGGTGCCCGAGGCGTGGCTCGGCGAGGACAAGCTCACCGGCGAGTACCAGACGCTGACGTCGTGGCGCAACGCCGAGGACCCCGCGCCGGGGATGTTCACGAGCACGGTGGACCGCAACGGCAGCAGCGAGTTCTTCTACCTCTGGAACGGCTCCCGCGCCTACTGGCGCAGCGGCGTCTGGACGGGGCGCGTGTTCGCCAACATGCCGGAGGCCGTCAACAACGTGCTCTTCAACCAGACGTACGTCGAGACGCCGGCGTACCGGCGCGTCACCAGCGTGCTCTACGACAACGCGACCGTCACGCGCATGGTGCTGGACCTCACCGGCCAGACGAAGCAGTTCATCTGGGTCCCAGGCAGCCAGAGCTGGCAGTTCTTCTGGGCCGCGCCCACCGTCCAGTGCGACGTCTACGCGCTCTGCGGTGCCTTCGGCGTCTGCAACCAGAGGAGCCAGCCGCCGTGCCAATGCCCGCCCGGGTTCGCTCCGGCGGCGGACCGGGACTGGGGCCTCAGCGACTGGAGCGCCGGGTGCCACCGGAGCCTGCCGCTGCAGTGCGGGGGCAACGGGTCAACGGATGCCTTCCTGGAGCTGCCGGGCATGAAGCTCCCTGACGATTCGCTCTCCGTGGCGGGCCCCCAGAGCAAAGCAGAGTGCGAGTTGGCTTGTCTAAACAACTGCTCCTGCCAGGCCTACACGTTCTCTGGCGGTGGCTGCGCCGTCTGGCACGACGGATTCCGCAACCTTCAGCAACTGCTTCCAGATGCCGGGGGCGGGGGTTCGTCGTCGTCGAGCCTGTACCTCCGGCTGTCGGAATCTGAATTGCAGCAGCGTATGCGCGGCGCCAAGGGGAAGAACAGGCGGAGGCTGTGGCTCGCCCTTGGCATCGTTTTGGCTTGCATTGCCGCACTGGCCGTGGCGGCAGTAGCAGCGTGGATCCTTGTGTCCAGGAGGAGACGACGGGCTGAAATGGCGAATCAGAAGAGCTCCTCCCTTGCAGTGTACAGCTACGGCGACCTCCGCTCGGCCACGAGCAACTTCTCGGAGCGGCTGGGCGGCGGAAGCTTCGGCTCGGTGTACCGCGGCGTGCTGAACGGAGACGGACACACCCAAGTGGAAGTGGCCGTCAAGAAGATGGAGGGCCTTGGGCAGGGCGACAAGCAGTTCCGGACGGAGGTGAACACGCTGGGCCTCATCCAGCACGTCAACCTCGTCCGGCTCCTCGGCTTCTGCTCGTCCGGGGACGAGAAGCTGCTCGTGTACGAGTACATGCCCAACGGCTCCCTGGACTCGTACCTCTTCGGAACCGGTTCCTCATGCCCAAGCTGGCGCGACCGCTACGGCGTCATGGTCGGCATCGCCAGGGGGCTGGCCTACCTGCACGAGGGCTGCCGCGAGCGCATCATACACTGTGACATCAAGCCGGAGAACATACTTCTGGACAGGGTTTTCACGCCCAAGATCGCAGACTTTGGGATGGCGAAGCTGGTGGGGAGGGACTTCAGCCGGGCCCTGACCACGATGCGGGGCACCATCGGGTACCTCGCGCCGGAGTGGATCTCCGGGCTGCCGATCAGCGCCAAGGccgacgtgtacagcttcggaATGGTGCTCTTCGAGATCATCTCCGGGCGGCGCAACGTCGAGGGGCACGGCGCCTCATGGGACGACAGGGACGGCGGCGACCGAGAGTCTACGTTCTTCCCGGTCTGGGCAGCGGTCAGAGTGGCGGAAGGGGACACGGCCGCCGTGGCGGACGCACGGCTGCGCGGCGACGTGAGCGAGGACGAGCTGGAGCGCGCCTGCCGGGTGGCGTGCTGGTGCATCCAGGACCAGGAGGCACACCGGCCGGCCATGGCGCAGGTCGTGCAGGCGCTGGAGGGCGTCGTCGACGTCGACATGCCGCCGGTGCCGCGGGCGCTGCAGCACCTCGCGACGCTGACATAA